The Variovorax paradoxus DNA window GATGGTGGAGGCCGAGGTCATGAAAATCAGTACTCCATGCGCTCGCGGCGACGGAACAGCACGTTGAAGAAGACGACGAAACCGACCACCACGAAGAACCACACGACCGCAATCGCCGACGGATAGCCGAGGTCGAAGGTGTTCCAGTTGAAGGCCCGCTTGTACACATAGGTCGACACCGTTTCGGTCGACCACACCGGGCCGCCCTCGGTCATGATCCAGACCAGGTCGAAAACCTTCATCTTCCCGATGAAGGCGAGGATGTAGAGGTTGAGCAAGGTGGGCCACAGCATGGGCACGATGATGTCGGTGAGCTTGTGCCACCAGCCGCAGTTGTCGAGCTCGGCCGCCTCGAGCACCTCGGAAGGCAGCGAATGCAGCGCGGCAAGGCAAACGACCATGTTGAAGCCCGCCCACTTCCATGCGTGGGTCACGATCAGCGAGCCCAGCGCGAAACGCGGGTCGCCCAGCCAGGCCTGCGCCCAGCTCCCGAGCCCCATCGCGCGCAAGAGGCCGTTCACGACACCCCAGTCGTAGTTGTAGATCCAGACCCACATGATCCCCACGACCACATAGGACAGCAGCACGGGCGTGAACCACGCCACGCGCAGGAAGCGCGAGAACGGCACGCCGGCGTACAGGCACAGCGCCAGGAGCAGCCCGACCACCACGTCGAGGACGGGTCCGATGACCGACCAGATGGCGGTGTTGCGCACAGCCGCCCAGAACGTCTTGTCCTTGAACACCTCGGCATAGTGAGTCCAGCCGACGAACTCCGACGAAGCCAGGTCGGCCACGTTGAAGAAGCTGTTGTAGAAGGTGCGCAGCACCGGATAGGCCGTCAGGGCCGCATACACGATCAATGCCGGCGCGAGGAACAGCATCACCGTGGGCAGCGAAGCGCGCCGGGAGTCGGCCTCCGGCGCGGAAAGCCAGGACGCGAGCGTGCGGCGCATCGCCGCCGCGGCGCCGGAAGAAGGATCACTCATGCCGATCGCTCCGAGCCTGCCGCAATCAGCTCGAGGCCTTGCATGCCGCATCCATCTGCACCGCTGCGTCGTTCACGCTCATCAAACCACCGGGGAAGGCCCGGTTGAGCACCTGTGCGAAGGTGTCACCGCACTTGCCGCTCATGTAGTGCAGCGGTGTCCCGATGAAGTACCTGGCGCCGGCTCCGCGTTCCTGCAGTTCCTTGAAGTACGGCGCATAGATGCTGGT harbors:
- a CDS encoding carbohydrate ABC transporter permease, which produces MSDPSSGAAAAMRRTLASWLSAPEADSRRASLPTVMLFLAPALIVYAALTAYPVLRTFYNSFFNVADLASSEFVGWTHYAEVFKDKTFWAAVRNTAIWSVIGPVLDVVVGLLLALCLYAGVPFSRFLRVAWFTPVLLSYVVVGIMWVWIYNYDWGVVNGLLRAMGLGSWAQAWLGDPRFALGSLIVTHAWKWAGFNMVVCLAALHSLPSEVLEAAELDNCGWWHKLTDIIVPMLWPTLLNLYILAFIGKMKVFDLVWIMTEGGPVWSTETVSTYVYKRAFNWNTFDLGYPSAIAVVWFFVVVGFVVFFNVLFRRRERMEY